TTCGATCGACTTTTCCGCCTGCGCCCTTGTGATGGGCGGGGAAAGTCTGCCGGCGATCCATTCCGGGGTGCCGTCGAATTCCCTCGAGACGACCAGTTCGCGTACCGCCGGATGGTACCAGGCCGAGTAATATTCGTACTGCCGTTTTTCAATCGGCTTGAGCTGGCTGAATTTTTTGGACTGGAGCAGGCGCTGATAATAGAAGTTTTTGTCCTCGTGCCTCCCCGCCTGGTTGAAAAAGACCAGGTTCCTGAAAAACTCCTGCTCCTGTTTGTTCAAGGACAAACCGACGATGAATTTTTTCAGGCTTTCCTCGGTCAGGTTTCGTTTCCCCTTCATCACCAGCATGAGGAAGTTGGATGTATGAAATCCCGCTTTTTTTGCGAAGGATCGAAACGAAAAAGAGGCCCGCGACCGTTTGGCCTCGCCATACCAGTCCTTCAGGTACGCCCGATAGTCGCGATATTCAAAAATGCTTAATGCCGATTTGCCTCCGTTGTTCATGGCCCCATTGTATCGGGAGGCTCGGCTCAAGACAAGACAAAAATATATTTTTTGTGTTCTTTTGAACACAATTTAGTTTATAACATATTTAAATTATTATGTTTTTTAATTTGATATATTCATTCATAATATGATTTGGAACACTAAACCGGCAACATATATTCGAGGGTTTTATAATGATCTATTGCCCCTTTCTTGTTCCTGGAGTACTTTCAAGAGACATCCCATTTCCAAAGGAGAAAAAAGATGAGAAACGACTCCAAAATTCTGCTGGTCGGGGCGATCTTGTGGGGGGCCTTTGCCTTGAAGGTTGCCGTTGCCGGGGAGAACGACGCCGATCCCGGAGCGGTTGAACTGCTCAACAAACTGATGACGGCCCTTCAGGAGCCGGATGAGGCGAAAAGCATTCAGGCGGTCCTGCCTCTGTTGCACAAAAGCCTGCTGAATGCCGATGGGACCGACTTGAGCCGGGATGTCAAACAGTTCAGCTTCAAAAAGGCCCATGGCGGCGCGCCGCTCTATGCCAATCCCGTGAAGGTTACGCGGGTGAGGGAAACCCCTCAAACAGAGGTGGGTTTTAAGGCGACCGCCGAGGGGGGACAAGTGGCCGATTATTTTGTGGCGAAAAAAGAGGGGAAGGCGGGCATGCCGGCGCCGGTGAAGATTTTTT
The Deltaproteobacteria bacterium DNA segment above includes these coding regions:
- a CDS encoding TIGR02147 family protein: MNNGGKSALSIFEYRDYRAYLKDWYGEAKRSRASFSFRSFAKKAGFHTSNFLMLVMKGKRNLTEESLKKFIVGLSLNKQEQEFFRNLVFFNQAGRHEDKNFYYQRLLQSKKFSQLKPIEKRQYEYYSAWYHPAVRELVVSREFDGTPEWIAGRLSPPITRAQAEKSIELLEGLGLIQKNGDGRFRQASSIVTTGPELTSVVVHNYHKILLDLSKEVMDRLSMGHRDASSMTLGVKRERLPQLRAKIREFRQEILKLVANDTEPEEVALLNIQLYPVTKAPDAQSKKGRDL